A window of the Dickeya dianthicola NCPPB 453 genome harbors these coding sequences:
- the cobO gene encoding cob(I)yrinic acid a,c-diamide adenosyltransferase, with translation MSDDRHQQRQQRLKEKVDARIAAATDVRGTLIVFTGNGKGKTTAAFGTVTRAVGHGLKAGVIQFIKGEWPNGEKHLLQQHGVEFQVMATGFTWETQNRQTDTDAAGRVWQHGLRMLADDSLDLVVLDELTYMISYDYLPLDAVIAALRQRPAHQSVIITGRGCHRDVLELADTVTEMRPVKHAFDAGIQAQQGIDW, from the coding sequence ATGAGTGACGACCGTCATCAGCAACGTCAGCAACGGCTGAAAGAAAAAGTAGACGCCCGCATCGCCGCCGCCACGGATGTGCGCGGCACCCTGATAGTGTTTACCGGCAACGGCAAAGGCAAAACCACCGCAGCCTTCGGCACCGTAACCCGGGCGGTGGGCCACGGCCTGAAAGCGGGAGTGATCCAGTTCATCAAAGGCGAATGGCCGAACGGCGAGAAACATCTGCTGCAACAACACGGGGTGGAATTTCAGGTGATGGCGACCGGCTTTACCTGGGAAACCCAAAATCGCCAGACCGATACCGACGCGGCCGGGCGTGTCTGGCAGCATGGGTTACGGATGCTGGCGGATGACTCGCTCGATCTGGTGGTGCTTGACGAGTTGACCTACATGATCAGCTACGACTATTTGCCGCTGGACGCGGTGATTGCCGCCCTGCGACAGCGCCCGGCGCACCAGAGCGTGATCATCACCGGCCGGGGCTGCCATCGCGATGTGCTGGAACTGGCGGATACGGTAACGGAAATGCGGCCGGTGAAGCACGCCTTTGACGCCGGCATTCAGGCCCAGCAAGGTATCGACTGGTGA
- a CDS encoding YciK family oxidoreductase, with protein sequence MHYQPKHDLLQHRIILVTGAGDGIGREAALTYARYGARLVLLGRTESKLQEVEQQILQECGAHSYLIPCDMLTASHHDFIQIAGQIGQALPRLDGVLHNAGLLGDVAPMEEQSATVWHQVMQVNVNATFMLTQALLPLLLKSASPSLVFTSSSVGRQGRANWGAYSVSKFATEGMMQVLAEEYRNRNLRVNCINPGGTRTSMRAAAFPDEDPNKLKTPADIMPLYLYLMGEDSRRKTGMSFDAQPGRKPGPAE encoded by the coding sequence TTGCATTACCAACCCAAGCACGACCTGCTGCAACACCGTATCATTCTGGTTACCGGCGCCGGTGACGGCATTGGCCGCGAGGCGGCGCTAACCTACGCGCGCTACGGTGCGAGACTGGTGTTGCTGGGACGCACAGAAAGCAAGCTGCAAGAGGTGGAACAGCAGATTTTGCAGGAATGCGGCGCCCACAGTTACCTGATTCCCTGCGATATGCTGACCGCCAGCCATCATGATTTCATTCAGATCGCCGGGCAGATCGGTCAGGCGCTGCCGCGACTGGATGGCGTGTTGCATAATGCCGGTCTGCTGGGTGACGTGGCGCCGATGGAAGAACAGTCCGCCACCGTCTGGCATCAGGTCATGCAGGTCAACGTTAACGCGACCTTTATGCTGACGCAGGCGCTGCTGCCGCTGTTGCTGAAATCCGCCAGCCCGTCGCTGGTTTTCACCAGTTCCAGCGTCGGCCGTCAGGGGCGCGCCAACTGGGGCGCCTACTCGGTATCCAAATTCGCCACCGAAGGCATGATGCAGGTACTGGCCGAGGAATACCGCAACCGCAATCTGCGGGTTAACTGCATCAATCCGGGCGGCACCCGCACGTCGATGCGCGCCGCCGCGTTTCCCGATGAAGATCCGAATAAACTCAAAACCCCGGCCGACATCATGCCGCTTTACCTGTATTTAATGGGGGAGGATAGCCGTCGCAAAACCGGCATGAGTTTCGATGCCCAACCCGGCCGCAAGCCCGGCCCGGCCGAGTGA
- the sohB gene encoding protease SohB: protein MELLSQYGLFLAKVVTLVVAIGALVVLTVGMTQRKRHRKGELQVINLGEQYREMRREMQSAAMSDTVRSLLEKKQKKEEKETAKQEKKRAKRGEEKSARPCLYVLDFNGSMDAGEVSSLREEVSAVLAVAQPEDEVLLRLESPGGVVHGYGLAASQLQRFRQRGIRLTVAVDKVAASGGYMMACVADRIVAAPFAIVGSIGVVAQIPNFNRLLKSKDIDVELHTAGQYKRTLTLFGENTEEGREKFREELNETHLLFKQFVSEMRPSLDIESVATGEHWFGTQARAMGLVDAIGTSDDLLITEMENHEVLAVRYTRRKRLLDRLTGSTSDALERLMLRWWQRGNNPPL from the coding sequence GTGGAATTACTTTCTCAGTATGGTTTATTCCTGGCAAAAGTCGTCACCCTTGTCGTCGCCATCGGCGCACTGGTGGTGCTGACAGTCGGTATGACGCAGCGTAAGCGCCACCGTAAAGGCGAACTGCAGGTGATTAATCTGGGCGAACAATACCGCGAAATGCGGCGGGAGATGCAGTCTGCCGCTATGAGCGATACCGTGCGCAGCCTGCTGGAGAAAAAGCAGAAGAAAGAAGAAAAGGAAACCGCCAAACAGGAGAAGAAACGCGCCAAACGGGGGGAGGAAAAATCCGCTCGGCCGTGTTTGTATGTGCTCGATTTTAACGGCAGCATGGATGCCGGTGAGGTGAGCTCGCTGCGTGAAGAGGTGTCTGCGGTGCTGGCGGTGGCCCAGCCGGAAGATGAAGTGTTGCTGCGGCTGGAAAGCCCCGGCGGCGTGGTGCATGGCTACGGGTTGGCGGCTTCTCAACTGCAGCGCTTTCGTCAGCGCGGTATCCGCCTGACGGTGGCGGTAGACAAGGTGGCGGCCAGCGGCGGCTATATGATGGCGTGCGTGGCGGATCGCATTGTGGCGGCGCCGTTCGCCATTGTCGGGTCGATTGGCGTGGTGGCGCAAATCCCCAACTTCAACCGGCTGCTGAAAAGCAAAGATATCGATGTGGAACTGCATACTGCGGGTCAGTACAAACGTACCCTGACGCTGTTCGGCGAGAATACCGAAGAGGGCCGGGAGAAGTTTCGCGAGGAATTGAATGAAACGCATCTGCTGTTCAAACAGTTTGTCAGCGAAATGCGCCCGTCGCTGGATATTGAGTCGGTTGCGACCGGCGAGCACTGGTTCGGCACGCAGGCCAGGGCGATGGGGCTGGTGGATGCTATCGGCACCAGCGACGATCTGCTGATCACGGAAATGGAAAACCACGAAGTACTGGCGGTGCGCTATACCCGTCGCAAACGCCTGCTGGACCGCCTGACCGGCAGCACCAGCGATGCGCTGGAGCGCCTGATGCTGCGCTGGTGGCAGCGGGGCAATAACCCTCCGTTGTAA
- a CDS encoding YolA family protein: MKKQFGLPLLLSLAAIFSHAGYSQTINNTDEAGPPIELGLTAFASLESNSPLSAARDTSRASTSGALRAPAPALSRVTVYAVGSSNCGWEYMTSVGQLSTTCDHGGAQLRVAVQEIGYGSNPVAWMNGGTLPRSANYQTDGICIVGNQYTFPCPAGYTVVGWMYYYNLDGTDNGQFKFQDTSTNAPRNTLFTQTYIN, translated from the coding sequence ATGAAAAAGCAATTTGGATTGCCTTTGCTATTGTCACTCGCGGCAATTTTCAGCCATGCAGGCTATTCGCAAACCATCAATAATACCGATGAAGCAGGCCCGCCGATCGAATTAGGTCTGACGGCGTTTGCTTCACTGGAAAGCAACAGCCCGTTGTCTGCGGCCAGAGACACGTCCCGCGCCTCCACCTCCGGCGCCTTGCGGGCCCCTGCTCCGGCGTTGTCCCGGGTTACTGTGTATGCGGTTGGTTCATCAAACTGCGGCTGGGAATACATGACGTCCGTTGGTCAGCTCTCAACCACCTGCGACCACGGCGGCGCCCAGCTCAGAGTCGCGGTGCAGGAAATTGGTTACGGCAGCAACCCGGTTGCCTGGATGAATGGCGGCACCTTGCCCCGCTCAGCCAATTATCAAACTGACGGCATTTGTATTGTAGGAAATCAATATACCTTCCCTTGTCCGGCCGGATATACCGTTGTTGGTTGGATGTATTATTATAATCTGGACGGGACTGATAACGGTCAGTTCAAATTCCAGGATACCTCTACCAACGCGCCAAGAAATACCTTGTTCACTCAGACCTATATTAACTAA
- a CDS encoding YciN family protein: MSVFTHINEEKTPIGREALLLEANTLIKNHEDYLHGMVANAVEQKSGVLVFRGEYFLDGDGLPTHKTTAVFNMFKYLAQVLSEKYRLID, from the coding sequence ATGTCTGTTTTTACACACATAAATGAAGAAAAAACACCAATTGGTCGTGAAGCCTTGTTGCTGGAAGCCAATACACTGATTAAAAACCACGAAGACTATCTGCACGGCATGGTGGCCAATGCGGTAGAACAAAAGAGTGGCGTGCTGGTATTCCGTGGCGAATACTTCCTCGACGGTGACGGATTGCCGACGCACAAGACCACGGCGGTGTTCAATATGTTCAAATATCTGGCGCAGGTTTTGTCGGAAAAATACCGGTTAATCGATTAA
- the topA gene encoding type I DNA topoisomerase → MGKALVIVESPAKAKTINKYLGNDFVVKSSVGHVRDLPTSGSGSASKKSAEANGEKAKKAVKKDEKTALVNRMGVDPYRGWQAHYEILPGKEKVVSELKALAQNADHVYLATDLDREGEAIAWHLREIIGGDDKRFSRVVFNEITKNAIRQAFENPGELNINRVNAQQARRFMDRVVGYMVSPLLWKKIARGLSAGRVQSVAVRLVVEREREIKAFVPEEYWELHADLLANPEIALQMQVTHHNGKPFRPVNQAQTQAAVSLLEKARYVVAEREDKPTSSKPGAPFITSTLQQAASTRLGFGVKKTMMMAQRLYEAGHITYMRTDSTNLSQDALTMARDYIHDEFGKRYLPEAPNLYTSKENSQEAHEAIRPSDVKVQADQLKDMEADAQKLYQLIWRQFVACQMMPAQYDSTTLVVSAGDYQLRAKGRTLRFDGWTKVMPALRKGDEDRTLPAIDVGQSLSLEKLSPSQHFTKPPARYSEASLVKELEKRGIGRPSTYAAIISTIQDRGYVRVENRRFYAEKMGEIVTDRLEDNFRELMNYDFTARMENRLDLVANSQAEWKGVLDEFFAEFSKQLETAELEPNDGGMKPNQMVLTSIDCPTCGRKMGIRTASTGVFLGCSGYALSPKERCKTTINLIPEAEVLNVLEGDEAETNALRARRRCSKCGTAMDSYLIDNQRKLHVCGNNPSCDGYEIEQGEFRLKGYDGPVVECEKCSSEMHLKMGRFGKYMACTNESCGNTRKILRNGEVAPPKEDPVPLPELLCEKSDAYFVLRDGAAGVFLAANTFPKSRETRAPLVAELVRFCDRLPEKLRYLAEAPVTDAEGNKTLVRFSRKTKQQYVSSEKEGKATGWSAFYVDGKWVESSR, encoded by the coding sequence ATGGGTAAAGCTCTCGTTATCGTCGAGTCCCCGGCAAAAGCCAAAACGATTAATAAGTACCTTGGCAATGATTTCGTGGTGAAATCCAGCGTGGGGCATGTACGCGACTTGCCGACCAGCGGCTCCGGTTCGGCGAGCAAGAAAAGCGCTGAGGCCAACGGGGAGAAAGCCAAAAAAGCGGTCAAGAAAGATGAAAAAACCGCGTTGGTCAACCGTATGGGGGTGGATCCCTATCGCGGCTGGCAGGCCCACTATGAGATCCTGCCCGGCAAGGAAAAAGTGGTATCGGAACTGAAAGCGCTGGCGCAGAACGCTGATCACGTCTATCTCGCAACCGACCTTGACCGCGAAGGGGAAGCCATTGCCTGGCACCTGCGGGAAATCATCGGCGGCGACGACAAGCGGTTCAGCCGCGTGGTGTTCAACGAGATCACCAAAAACGCCATTCGTCAGGCGTTCGAGAATCCGGGCGAACTGAATATCAACCGTGTCAACGCCCAGCAGGCGCGCCGTTTTATGGACCGCGTGGTGGGTTACATGGTGTCGCCGCTGTTGTGGAAAAAAATTGCCCGCGGGCTGTCCGCCGGGCGCGTACAGTCGGTAGCGGTACGTCTGGTGGTGGAACGCGAGCGCGAAATCAAAGCGTTTGTACCGGAAGAATACTGGGAATTGCACGCCGATCTGTTGGCGAACCCGGAAATCGCGCTGCAGATGCAGGTGACGCACCACAACGGCAAACCGTTCCGGCCAGTGAATCAGGCCCAGACGCAGGCGGCGGTCAGCCTGCTGGAAAAAGCCCGCTATGTGGTTGCTGAACGGGAAGACAAACCGACCAGCAGCAAGCCGGGCGCGCCGTTCATTACCTCTACTCTGCAGCAGGCCGCCAGCACCCGCCTGGGCTTTGGTGTGAAAAAGACCATGATGATGGCGCAGCGGTTGTATGAAGCGGGTCATATCACTTACATGCGTACCGACTCCACCAACCTGAGTCAGGATGCGCTGACGATGGCGCGCGATTATATCCATGATGAATTCGGCAAACGCTATCTGCCGGAAGCGCCCAATCTTTACACCAGCAAGGAAAACTCGCAGGAAGCGCACGAAGCTATTCGTCCTTCCGACGTCAAGGTGCAGGCCGACCAACTCAAAGACATGGAAGCGGATGCGCAGAAGCTGTATCAGCTGATCTGGCGGCAGTTTGTGGCCTGTCAGATGATGCCGGCTCAATATGATTCCACCACGCTGGTGGTCAGTGCCGGCGACTATCAGCTGCGTGCCAAAGGGCGCACCCTGCGTTTCGACGGCTGGACCAAGGTGATGCCGGCGCTGCGCAAGGGTGACGAAGACCGCACGTTGCCGGCCATCGACGTGGGGCAATCTCTGTCGCTGGAAAAACTGTCGCCAAGCCAGCACTTTACCAAACCGCCGGCGCGTTACAGCGAAGCATCGTTGGTCAAGGAGCTGGAAAAGCGTGGTATCGGTCGTCCTTCCACGTACGCCGCTATCATTTCCACCATTCAGGATCGTGGTTATGTGCGGGTGGAAAACCGCCGTTTCTATGCGGAGAAGATGGGGGAGATCGTTACCGATCGGTTGGAGGATAACTTCCGCGAGCTGATGAACTACGATTTTACCGCCCGTATGGAAAACAGACTCGATCTGGTGGCGAACAGCCAGGCCGAGTGGAAAGGGGTGCTGGATGAATTCTTTGCCGAATTCAGCAAGCAGTTGGAAACCGCCGAGCTGGAGCCGAATGACGGTGGCATGAAGCCGAACCAGATGGTGCTGACCAGCATTGATTGCCCGACCTGCGGTCGTAAAATGGGGATCCGTACCGCCAGCACCGGAGTGTTCCTCGGCTGTTCCGGTTACGCGCTGTCGCCCAAAGAGCGCTGCAAAACCACCATCAACCTGATTCCGGAAGCGGAAGTGTTGAATGTGTTGGAAGGCGATGAGGCGGAAACCAATGCGCTGCGCGCCCGTCGCCGCTGCTCGAAATGCGGCACGGCGATGGACAGTTACCTGATCGACAATCAGCGCAAGCTGCACGTGTGCGGTAACAACCCGTCCTGCGATGGCTATGAGATAGAACAAGGCGAGTTCCGCCTCAAGGGCTATGACGGCCCGGTGGTGGAGTGCGAGAAGTGCAGTTCGGAAATGCACCTGAAGATGGGGCGTTTCGGCAAATACATGGCCTGTACCAACGAAAGCTGCGGCAATACCCGCAAAATTCTGCGTAACGGGGAAGTGGCGCCGCCGAAGGAAGACCCGGTGCCGTTGCCGGAGCTGTTGTGCGAGAAATCCGACGCGTATTTTGTGCTGCGCGATGGCGCCGCCGGCGTATTCCTGGCGGCCAATACCTTCCCGAAATCGCGGGAAACCCGTGCGCCGTTGGTGGCAGAGTTGGTGCGTTTTTGCGATCGCTTGCCGGAAAAATTGCGGTATTTGGCCGAAGCGCCGGTAACCGACGCGGAAGGCAACAAAACGCTGGTGCGGTTTAGCCGCAAAACCAAACAGCAGTATGTTTCCTCTGAAAAAGAGGGCAAAGCTACCGGGTGGTCGGCATTTTATGTGGACGGTAAGTGGGTGGAAAGCAGCCGCTAA
- the cysB gene encoding HTH-type transcriptional regulator CysB has translation MKLQQLRYIVEVVNHNLNVSSTAEGLYTSQPGISKQVRMLEDELGIQIFARSGKHLTQVTPAGQEIIRIAREVLSKVDAIKAVAGEHTYPDKGSLYVATTHTQARYALPDVIKGFIERYPRVSLHMHQGSPMQIAEAVAKGTADFAIATEALHLYEDLIMLPCYHWNRAVVVKPDHPLAGKTDISIEELAAYPIVTYTFGFTGRSELDTAFNRAGLTPRIVFTATDADVIKTYVRLGLGVGVIANMAVDPASDPGLVAINADNLFSYSTTKIGFRRSTFLRSYMYDFIHRFAPHLTRDVVDTAIALRSNEEIEAMFKDVTLPVK, from the coding sequence ATGAAACTGCAACAGCTTCGTTATATCGTTGAAGTTGTTAATCACAATCTGAACGTTTCCTCTACCGCCGAGGGGTTGTACACCTCCCAGCCGGGAATCAGTAAACAGGTTCGGATGCTTGAAGATGAACTGGGTATTCAGATTTTTGCACGCAGCGGAAAACATTTGACTCAGGTGACGCCTGCCGGGCAGGAAATCATTCGTATCGCCCGTGAGGTGTTGTCCAAAGTTGACGCGATCAAAGCGGTGGCCGGCGAGCACACCTATCCTGACAAGGGCTCGCTGTATGTCGCCACCACCCATACTCAGGCGCGTTACGCGTTGCCTGACGTGATCAAAGGATTTATCGAGCGTTACCCGCGCGTTTCGCTGCATATGCATCAAGGCTCGCCGATGCAGATTGCCGAAGCCGTGGCCAAAGGCACAGCAGATTTCGCCATCGCCACCGAAGCGCTGCACTTGTATGAAGACCTGATCATGCTGCCGTGCTATCACTGGAATCGCGCGGTGGTCGTGAAACCGGATCATCCGCTGGCGGGTAAAACCGATATCAGCATCGAGGAGCTGGCAGCATACCCGATCGTCACCTATACCTTCGGTTTTACCGGCCGTTCCGAGCTGGATACCGCGTTCAACCGGGCCGGACTGACGCCGCGCATCGTGTTTACCGCGACCGATGCCGATGTGATTAAAACCTATGTCCGTCTGGGGCTGGGCGTCGGCGTCATCGCCAACATGGCGGTGGACCCGGCCAGCGATCCGGGCCTGGTGGCTATCAACGCCGATAATCTGTTCAGTTATAGCACCACCAAAATTGGTTTTCGTCGCAGCACGTTCCTGCGTAGCTATATGTACGATTTTATTCATCGCTTTGCGCCGCACCTGACGCGGGATGTGGTGGATACGGCGATTGCACTGCGTTCCAATGAAGAAATCGAAGCCATGTTCAAGGATGTTACGCTGCCGGTGAAATAA
- the nth gene encoding endonuclease III, translated as MNKEKRIAILSRLRESNPHPTTELKFSSPFELLISVLLSAQATDVSVNKATEKLYPVANTPQAMLDLGVDGVKAYIKTIGLFNSKAENIIKTCRMLLDKHQGQVPEDRAALEALPGVGRKTANVVLNTAFGWPTIAVDTHIFRVCNRTHFAPGKTVEQVEEKLLKYVPAEFKVDCHHWLILHGRYTCVARKPRCGSCLIEDLCEYKEKVDI; from the coding sequence ATGAACAAAGAGAAACGGATTGCCATTCTTAGCCGCCTGCGGGAAAGCAACCCGCATCCGACCACCGAACTGAAATTCAGCTCGCCGTTTGAACTGCTCATTTCAGTGCTGCTGTCCGCGCAGGCCACCGACGTCAGCGTTAACAAAGCGACGGAAAAGCTCTATCCGGTGGCGAATACGCCGCAGGCGATGCTGGATTTAGGCGTGGACGGCGTGAAGGCATATATCAAGACCATCGGGTTGTTCAACAGCAAGGCTGAAAACATCATCAAAACCTGCCGCATGCTGCTGGATAAGCATCAGGGCCAGGTGCCAGAAGATCGTGCTGCGCTGGAAGCTCTGCCCGGCGTCGGGCGTAAAACCGCCAACGTGGTGCTGAACACCGCCTTTGGCTGGCCCACCATCGCGGTGGACACCCACATCTTTCGCGTCTGCAATCGTACCCACTTTGCACCGGGCAAAACCGTCGAGCAGGTGGAAGAAAAATTGCTGAAATACGTCCCGGCGGAATTCAAGGTCGATTGCCACCACTGGTTGATCCTGCACGGCCGCTATACCTGCGTCGCCCGGAAACCGCGTTGCGGCAGCTGCCTGATAGAAGACTTGTGCGAATATAAGGAAAAGGTCGATATCTGA
- a CDS encoding electron transport complex subunit E, with protein sequence MNQTNELALQGLWKNNSALVQLLGLCPLLAVSSTATNALGLGLATTLVLICTNIAVSALRRWVPDEIRIPIYVLLIASVVTIVQMLINAYAYGLYQSLGIFIPLIVTNCIVIGRAEAFASKNTVMLSALDGLFMGLGATSALFVLGAIREILGNGTLFDGADLLLGSWARVLRVEVVHMDSPFLLMILPPGAFIGLGMMLAAKYLIDEKRKRRHARTVRLSPLGSSTGSSTLTE encoded by the coding sequence ATGAACCAGACCAACGAACTGGCCCTGCAAGGATTGTGGAAAAACAACTCGGCGCTGGTGCAACTGCTGGGGCTGTGCCCGCTGCTGGCGGTGTCGTCCACCGCCACCAATGCGCTTGGGCTAGGGCTCGCCACCACGCTGGTGCTGATATGCACCAACATTGCCGTTTCCGCGCTGCGCCGCTGGGTGCCGGACGAAATCCGCATTCCGATTTACGTCTTGCTGATTGCCTCGGTGGTCACCATCGTGCAGATGCTGATCAACGCTTACGCCTACGGTCTGTATCAGTCGCTGGGGATTTTTATCCCGCTGATCGTCACCAACTGTATTGTGATTGGGCGCGCGGAAGCCTTCGCGTCGAAAAATACGGTAATGCTGTCGGCGTTGGACGGCCTGTTCATGGGGCTGGGCGCCACCAGTGCGCTATTTGTGCTGGGCGCGATAAGAGAGATCCTCGGCAATGGCACGCTGTTTGACGGCGCCGACCTGCTGCTCGGCAGTTGGGCGCGGGTGTTACGGGTCGAGGTCGTGCATATGGACTCGCCGTTCCTGCTGATGATTCTGCCGCCCGGCGCCTTTATCGGGCTGGGGATGATGCTGGCAGCCAAATACCTCATCGACGAAAAACGCAAACGGCGCCATGCCCGTACCGTGCGGCTGTCGCCCCTTGGTTCATCTACTGGCTCATCTACGCTGACGGAATGA
- the rsxG gene encoding electron transport complex subunit RsxG, with product MLLTTMRRHATTLALFAAFTTGLTALVNALTEKTISQQVITQQRALLNQVLPADRYNNDLLGECYLVSDPALGSASPHRVYIARRDGAPVAAALESTAPDGYSGAIHLLIGADFHGTVLGTRVTEHHETPGLGDKIDLRISDWITRFTGQAVTGLQDSRWAVKKDGGQFDQFTGATITPRAVVNAVKRGALFLQTLPPRLSTLTPCGDKP from the coding sequence ATGCTGCTGACCACCATGCGCCGCCACGCCACCACGCTGGCGCTGTTTGCCGCCTTTACCACCGGGTTGACCGCACTGGTCAACGCCCTGACCGAAAAAACCATTTCGCAGCAGGTTATCACGCAGCAACGCGCGCTGCTGAACCAGGTGCTCCCAGCCGATCGCTATAACAACGATCTGCTCGGCGAGTGCTATCTGGTAAGCGACCCTGCGTTGGGCTCCGCCTCGCCGCATCGTGTGTACATCGCCCGCCGCGACGGCGCGCCGGTCGCCGCTGCGTTGGAAAGCACCGCGCCTGACGGTTATTCCGGTGCTATCCATCTGCTGATTGGCGCAGACTTTCATGGTACCGTGCTGGGCACGCGGGTCACCGAACATCATGAAACGCCGGGGCTGGGCGACAAGATCGATCTCCGCATTTCCGACTGGATAACGCGTTTTACCGGCCAGGCCGTTACCGGTTTGCAGGACAGCCGCTGGGCGGTGAAAAAAGACGGCGGCCAGTTTGATCAGTTTACCGGCGCCACCATCACCCCGCGCGCGGTCGTCAATGCGGTGAAACGCGGCGCGCTGTTTTTACAAACCTTGCCGCCGCGGCTGTCCACCCTGACGCCATGTGGAGATAAACCATGA
- the rsxD gene encoding electron transport complex subunit RsxD, translating into MAFRIAPSPFTHNRQSTRNIMRWVLAACVPGIAAQAWFFGYGNLIQLALASVTALVTEAAILSSRKRPVLETLQDSSALLTAVLLAISLPPFTPWWMVVLGTTFAIIIAKQLYGGLGQNPFNPAMIGYVVLLISFPVQMTSWLPPDGLQAAPVGFRDALAAIFTGHGTAGQTLQQLIQGVDGVSQATPLDAFKTGLRSGHQPEVLLHQPLFGGVLAGLGWQWINLAFLAGGLFMLLLRVIHWQIPFSFLLALSVCALAGWHLHPDVSAPPLLHLFSGATMLGAFFIATDPVTASTTPRGRLIFGTLIGVLVWTIRTYGGYPDGVAFAVLLANITVPLIDYFTKPRAYGHR; encoded by the coding sequence ATGGCTTTCAGAATCGCACCCTCACCGTTTACCCATAACCGCCAGTCCACCCGCAATATTATGCGCTGGGTCCTGGCCGCCTGCGTGCCCGGCATCGCGGCGCAAGCCTGGTTTTTCGGTTACGGCAACCTGATCCAGCTCGCGCTGGCCAGCGTTACCGCGCTCGTTACCGAAGCGGCGATATTGTCATCGCGAAAACGTCCGGTGTTGGAAACGCTGCAAGACAGTTCCGCCTTGCTGACGGCCGTTCTGCTGGCCATCAGCCTGCCGCCGTTTACGCCCTGGTGGATGGTGGTGCTGGGCACCACCTTCGCCATTATTATCGCCAAGCAACTGTATGGCGGGCTGGGGCAAAACCCGTTTAATCCGGCGATGATAGGCTATGTGGTGCTGCTGATTTCCTTCCCGGTTCAGATGACCAGTTGGTTGCCGCCAGACGGGCTGCAAGCAGCGCCGGTCGGGTTCCGGGATGCGCTGGCGGCAATATTCACCGGGCACGGAACGGCGGGCCAGACTCTCCAGCAACTGATTCAGGGAGTGGATGGCGTCAGTCAGGCCACGCCGCTGGATGCATTCAAAACCGGCCTGCGCAGCGGCCATCAACCCGAGGTGTTGCTGCATCAGCCGTTATTTGGCGGCGTACTGGCCGGGCTGGGCTGGCAATGGATTAATCTGGCTTTTCTGGCCGGCGGCCTGTTTATGCTGCTGCTGCGGGTAATCCACTGGCAGATTCCGTTCAGTTTCCTGCTCGCGCTGTCGGTATGCGCGCTGGCGGGTTGGCATCTGCATCCGGACGTCAGCGCCCCGCCGCTGCTGCACCTGTTTTCCGGCGCGACCATGCTGGGGGCGTTCTTTATCGCCACCGACCCGGTTACTGCTTCCACTACGCCCAGAGGCCGTCTGATTTTCGGCACGCTGATCGGCGTGCTGGTATGGACCATCCGTACCTACGGCGGTTACCCTGACGGCGTGGCTTTCGCCGTGCTGTTGGCCAACATTACCGTGCCGTTGATCGACTATTTCACCAAACCGCGCGCTTACGGCCATCGCTAA